Proteins encoded in a region of the Clostridium butyricum genome:
- a CDS encoding PadR family transcriptional regulator: MSELGASKNDYIKSEEKRLYEEYKKKISDLKKESKKPKESSVQIFTKGLLPIYVLYLLSLSPTNGNEISHSISIKTNGKWTPSTGGIYPLLKRMEEDDLIIGEWDNPNKRFQKIYKITEKGLHELENKKVILKSKIEDSLEVFKIIYNDLYF; encoded by the coding sequence ATGAGTGAATTAGGTGCTTCAAAAAATGATTATATTAAGTCTGAAGAAAAAAGGCTATACGAAGAATATAAGAAAAAAATTTCTGATTTAAAAAAGGAATCAAAGAAGCCAAAAGAATCATCTGTTCAAATTTTTACCAAAGGATTATTACCTATATATGTACTATACTTATTATCACTATCGCCTACAAATGGCAACGAAATATCTCACAGTATAAGTATAAAAACTAATGGAAAGTGGACTCCAAGTACTGGTGGAATATATCCTCTCTTAAAACGTATGGAGGAAGATGATTTAATTATAGGTGAATGGGATAATCCTAATAAGCGTTTTCAAAAAATATATAAAATTACTGAAAAAGGATTGCATGAATTAGAAAATAAAAAAGTTATCTTAAAATCTAAAATAGAGGATTCTCTAGAAGTTTTTAAAATAATATATAATGATTTATATTTTTAA
- a CDS encoding prolipoprotein diacylglyceryl transferase, translated as MRIVLFELFGIQIKSYGLMIAIGIIVAASIFINKGKKRGYDEDSLLNLIICAVIGGVFGGKALFIVTEIKDIIKDPSILLNFGYGFVIYGAIGGGALAMYLYCRRKKWNIIEMLDMTVPGLAIAQGFGRIGCFLAGCCYGAETELPIGVVFPEGSLAPAGIHLHPTQIYSSIFDFALGFFLLYYGRKQKANGKVMGMYLVIYSVGRFLVEYLRNDPRGNVGLLSTSQFIAIFTLVLGIIIFNLSKFFKGEKKSIES; from the coding sequence ATGAGGATAGTACTATTTGAGCTTTTTGGAATACAAATAAAAAGTTATGGATTAATGATTGCTATAGGAATAATAGTAGCAGCATCTATATTTATAAATAAAGGTAAAAAAAGAGGATATGATGAAGATTCGTTACTTAATTTAATTATTTGTGCTGTAATAGGTGGAGTATTCGGTGGTAAGGCACTATTTATAGTAACGGAGATAAAGGACATAATAAAAGATCCTAGTATATTACTTAACTTTGGCTATGGATTTGTAATTTATGGTGCTATTGGTGGTGGTGCATTAGCAATGTATCTATATTGCAGAAGAAAAAAGTGGAACATTATTGAAATGTTAGATATGACAGTTCCAGGATTAGCTATAGCACAAGGATTTGGGCGTATAGGATGTTTCTTAGCAGGTTGTTGTTATGGGGCTGAGACCGAGTTGCCAATAGGAGTAGTTTTCCCAGAAGGATCTCTTGCACCAGCAGGTATTCATTTGCATCCAACACAGATTTATTCATCGATTTTTGATTTTGCTTTAGGATTTTTCCTTTTATATTATGGAAGAAAACAAAAAGCAAATGGAAAAGTTATGGGGATGTATTTAGTGATTTATAGTGTTGGAAGATTCTTAGTAGAATATTTAAGAAATGATCCTAGAGGAAATGTTGGTCTTTTATCCACATCACAATTTATTGCAATATTTACTTTAGTACTTGGTATTATTATATTTAATCTTAGCAAGTTTTTTAAAGGAGAGAAAAAAAGCATTGAAAGTTAA
- a CDS encoding DegV family protein translates to MEKIALITDSASDINSELIKKYNIHVLPFKIIFSDKEYKDGVDITPSMLYEKLPTEIPTTSLPSISEFTELLEKLKSDGYTHAIIITISNCFSGTFNAARLASESVSDITTFVFDSLTLTMSEGAMVLETAALIEEGKSFNEITNELPTIRKKIDVFFTLDTLTYLKKGGRIGKVAGTIAEALNIKPIITIKDDGFHTYSKVRGTKQSISKLSSILNDYLAKGKCKVWIMNGDAPDKADLLYNTIKDSDNLVECTLGGMIGPALGVNTGPGLVGFIVEMVD, encoded by the coding sequence GTGGAAAAAATTGCATTAATTACAGATAGTGCTTCTGATATTAATTCAGAGTTAATAAAAAAATATAATATACATGTTCTACCTTTTAAAATCATATTTTCAGATAAAGAATATAAAGATGGAGTAGATATAACACCTTCAATGCTTTATGAAAAATTACCAACTGAAATTCCTACTACATCACTACCAAGTATAAGCGAATTCACTGAATTGTTAGAGAAACTAAAATCTGATGGGTATACTCATGCAATAATTATAACAATATCTAATTGCTTCTCAGGTACTTTTAATGCTGCTAGATTAGCTTCTGAAAGTGTTTCTGATATTACTACATTTGTATTTGATTCTCTTACTCTTACAATGTCTGAGGGTGCAATGGTTTTAGAAACAGCTGCCCTAATTGAAGAAGGAAAATCATTTAATGAAATAACAAATGAACTTCCTACAATAAGAAAGAAAATTGATGTTTTCTTTACACTAGATACATTAACATATTTAAAAAAAGGCGGAAGAATAGGTAAAGTTGCTGGAACAATAGCTGAAGCCCTTAATATAAAGCCAATAATAACAATAAAAGATGATGGTTTTCACACATACTCAAAAGTAAGAGGAACCAAACAATCTATTTCTAAACTATCAAGTATATTAAATGATTACTTAGCAAAAGGTAAATGTAAAGTATGGATTATGAATGGAGATGCTCCAGACAAAGCAGATTTACTATATAACACTATTAAGGATTCTGATAATTTAGTTGAATGTACTTTAGGTGGAATGATTGGGCCTGCTCTTGGCGTAAACACTGGACCAGGTCTTGTTGGCTTTATTGTAGAAATGGTGGATTAA
- a CDS encoding TatD family hydrolase — MSNKFKIIDSHSHYDDESFNEDREEVLNQITSNGVIGILNCASSYESLKATDELTKKYDYIYGALGIHPENANEMNDNVLKEIKSYIKENSKIIAIGEIGLDYYWDENPSKEIQKEVFRKQLNLAKELGLPVVIHDRDAHQDTLEAMKEFPEVTGVVHCFSGSVEFARECVKLGYYIGFTGVVTFKNAKKVVEVVRDIPLDRILVETDCPYMAPEPNRGKRNKSDYIEHIINKIAQIKEIDPYEANMKFNENFLRLMKLEK, encoded by the coding sequence ATGAGTAATAAATTTAAAATTATAGATAGTCATTCACATTATGATGATGAATCATTTAATGAAGATAGAGAAGAGGTTCTTAATCAGATTACATCAAATGGTGTAATAGGAATACTTAACTGTGCTTCATCTTATGAAAGCTTGAAAGCCACAGATGAACTAACAAAAAAGTATGATTATATTTATGGAGCATTGGGAATACATCCTGAAAATGCAAATGAAATGAATGATAATGTATTAAAAGAAATAAAAAGCTATATAAAGGAAAATTCTAAAATTATAGCAATAGGAGAAATAGGACTCGATTATTATTGGGATGAGAATCCATCTAAAGAAATTCAAAAAGAAGTTTTTAGAAAGCAATTGAATTTAGCTAAGGAGCTTGGGCTTCCTGTAGTTATTCACGATAGAGATGCTCATCAAGATACTTTAGAGGCTATGAAGGAGTTTCCAGAAGTAACAGGGGTAGTTCATTGTTTTTCAGGTAGTGTAGAATTTGCAAGAGAGTGTGTAAAATTAGGATATTATATAGGATTTACAGGTGTAGTTACTTTTAAAAATGCCAAAAAGGTTGTAGAAGTAGTTAGAGATATTCCACTAGATAGAATTCTCGTAGAAACAGATTGTCCTTACATGGCACCAGAGCCTAATAGAGGAAAAAGAAATAAATCAGACTATATTGAACATATAATTAATAAAATTGCTCAAATCAAAGAAATTGACCCTTATGAGGCCAATATGAAGTTTAATGAGAATTTTTTAAGGTTGATGAAATTGGAAAAATAA
- a CDS encoding 3D domain-containing protein, with protein sequence MVERLKRFTTKSLFNGPKAKIIVGAVAVTITVGAIAAITIMNMRKTLTISIDGKEETFVTYKGTVQDVLQDKNIAVGVKDKVQPSLESKVSEKETIKIKSAIPVEITANGVQLEVQSADGTIGEMLKNEEEALQEYGIKFNEDIDEVSPSLDSQIEDNMRVQIVNVEKKELVQNEPINFETIVEKDESLDKSVSKVKSEGVNGEKEVTYEVVYRDGVETSRNVTSTKTITEPKNEIVIKGTGQVYASRGGESINYKEKLNCVATAYSGDRTTATGRSPVRNPGGMSTIAVDPSFIPLGSKVYVEGYGYAIAADTGGAIKGNIIDLFLNSSSECWSWGRRPVTVLVVAYPGEW encoded by the coding sequence ATGGTAGAAAGATTAAAGCGATTTACCACCAAATCTTTATTTAACGGTCCGAAGGCAAAAATCATTGTAGGAGCAGTTGCAGTAACAATTACAGTTGGAGCAATAGCTGCTATAACAATAATGAATATGAGAAAAACACTAACAATAAGTATTGATGGAAAAGAAGAAACTTTTGTCACTTACAAGGGGACTGTTCAAGATGTGCTGCAGGATAAAAACATTGCAGTAGGTGTTAAAGACAAAGTGCAGCCGTCACTAGAATCCAAAGTATCTGAAAAAGAAACAATCAAAATAAAGTCAGCTATACCAGTAGAAATTACAGCAAATGGTGTACAATTAGAGGTACAAAGTGCAGACGGTACTATTGGAGAAATGCTAAAAAATGAAGAAGAAGCATTACAAGAATATGGAATAAAGTTTAATGAAGACATTGATGAAGTGTCACCATCGTTAGATTCTCAAATTGAAGATAACATGCGTGTACAAATTGTTAATGTTGAAAAGAAAGAACTTGTACAAAATGAACCCATTAACTTTGAAACAATAGTTGAAAAAGATGAAAGTCTTGATAAAAGCGTTAGTAAGGTTAAGAGTGAAGGTGTTAATGGAGAAAAGGAAGTTACTTATGAAGTCGTATATAGAGATGGAGTAGAAACTTCAAGAAATGTTACAAGTACTAAAACTATTACGGAACCTAAAAATGAAATAGTAATCAAAGGAACTGGACAAGTCTATGCGAGTAGAGGTGGAGAAAGCATAAACTACAAAGAGAAACTTAATTGTGTAGCGACAGCTTATAGTGGAGACAGAACTACTGCAACAGGAAGATCTCCTGTAAGAAATCCAGGTGGTATGAGTACAATAGCAGTTGATCCTTCGTTTATTCCATTAGGAAGTAAGGTTTATGTAGAAGGATATGGATATGCTATTGCAGCTGATACAGGTGGGGCAATAAAAGGAAATATAATTGATTTATTCCTTAACTCATCTAGTGAATGTTGGAGCTGGGGTAGAAGACCAGTTACTGTATTAGTTGTTGCGTATCCAGGTGAATGGTAG
- a CDS encoding ferredoxin, with amino-acid sequence MKATVDKDTCIACGLCPSICPECFEIEDDGKAGFIVDEAPSGSEDEVKEAAESCPVSAISVD; translated from the coding sequence ATGAAAGCAACTGTAGATAAAGATACATGCATTGCATGTGGATTATGTCCATCAATCTGTCCAGAATGTTTTGAAATTGAAGATGATGGTAAAGCAGGATTTATTGTTGATGAAGCACCAAGTGGATCTGAAGATGAGGTTAAAGAAGCAGCAGAAAGCTGTCCAGTAAGTGCAATTTCTGTTGATTAA
- the rsmA gene encoding 16S rRNA (adenine(1518)-N(6)/adenine(1519)-N(6))-dimethyltransferase RsmA, whose translation MDLKDYKTQELVKKYNFKFSKSLGQNFLIDDSVLTDIVDGASVDDKDFIIEIGPGVGTLTAKLLMKAKKVTSIELDNDLIPILQEELGEHENFDLIHNDALKVDFNSLIGDEPSVKLVANLPYYVTTPIIVKLLKDGYNFKSLTIMIQKEVAERINAEPNCKEYGALSVLVQYYCNTSIVRRVAPSCFIPRPKVESIVIRLDRLEAPRVNVKDENLMFALVRAGFNMRRKTLWNATKTFNLSKEKLEEAFEKSGIDPKRRAETLSIEEFAHLSDCIYDAKQ comes from the coding sequence ATGGATTTAAAGGATTATAAAACTCAGGAACTAGTTAAAAAATATAATTTTAAATTTTCTAAGAGTCTTGGTCAAAACTTTTTGATAGATGATTCAGTACTTACTGATATCGTTGATGGTGCATCTGTTGATGATAAAGATTTTATAATAGAAATAGGACCAGGTGTTGGAACATTGACAGCTAAACTTTTAATGAAGGCTAAAAAAGTTACGTCAATTGAGCTTGATAATGATTTAATTCCTATTTTACAAGAGGAATTAGGGGAACATGAGAATTTTGATTTAATACATAATGATGCTTTAAAGGTTGATTTTAATTCGCTTATAGGAGATGAACCGAGCGTTAAGCTTGTAGCTAATCTTCCATACTATGTAACAACACCTATAATAGTTAAGCTTTTAAAAGATGGATATAATTTTAAATCATTAACTATAATGATACAAAAAGAGGTTGCTGAAAGAATTAATGCTGAACCTAATTGTAAGGAATATGGTGCATTATCAGTTTTAGTACAATATTATTGTAATACAAGTATAGTTAGAAGAGTTGCTCCAAGCTGCTTTATACCTAGACCTAAAGTAGAATCTATAGTTATAAGATTAGATAGATTAGAAGCACCAAGAGTAAATGTAAAAGATGAGAATCTTATGTTTGCACTTGTAAGAGCTGGTTTCAATATGAGAAGAAAAACTTTATGGAATGCAACAAAAACATTCAATTTGAGTAAAGAAAAGTTAGAAGAAGCCTTTGAAAAGTCAGGAATTGATCCAAAGAGAAGAGCTGAAACATTATCTATTGAAGAATTTGCACATTTATCAGACTGTATATATGATGCGAAACAATAG
- a CDS encoding PsbP-related protein — MNKKQIVVTGLLISLMLLLAITQGFFVDNFSRVNVTESTQKYNEYSFEGYSITFPSEWVIDEEENKDEYISYNIKFNSKDNIITGLVQVINTNQDVKDYADKDTKKQSLEYSNNEITPFENSQSIGVLSKYNTNINDGYSYVNQCYYIKGMNGQMIKVLFNIPKDKYEKAFDKDCTDVIASIKQNK; from the coding sequence ATGAATAAAAAACAGATTGTTGTTACTGGATTATTAATATCATTAATGTTGTTGTTAGCCATAACACAAGGTTTCTTCGTGGATAACTTCTCAAGAGTAAATGTTACAGAAAGTACTCAAAAATATAATGAATATTCATTTGAAGGGTATTCTATAACATTTCCTTCTGAGTGGGTTATAGATGAAGAAGAAAACAAAGATGAGTACATTAGCTATAATATTAAATTTAACAGTAAAGATAATATTATTACAGGATTAGTTCAGGTGATAAATACAAATCAGGACGTAAAAGATTATGCAGACAAAGATACTAAAAAGCAATCACTAGAATATTCTAACAATGAAATAACTCCGTTTGAAAATTCTCAAAGTATTGGTGTATTATCAAAATACAATACTAATATTAATGATGGATATAGTTATGTAAATCAATGTTACTATATTAAAGGTATGAATGGACAGATGATAAAAGTATTATTTAATATACCAAAAGACAAATATGAAAAAGCTTTTGACAAGGATTGTACAGACGTAATTGCAAGTATTAAGCAGAATAAATAA
- the rnmV gene encoding ribonuclease M5 has protein sequence MIKEVIVVEGRDDVDAVKKALDAEIIAVGGFGINAKVISRIKEAQKRKGVIVLTDPDFAGEKIRRIISKRVKGIKHAYITKEDGLKNGDIGVENACPEVILKALETAKITLTEKTEFFNMQDMFYFKLTGDVTSKERRQSLGKILGIGYGNAAQMVSRLNNYGITKEEFTNAINEIEKQMEAGNK, from the coding sequence TTGATTAAAGAAGTTATCGTTGTCGAAGGTAGGGACGATGTTGATGCTGTAAAAAAAGCTTTAGATGCTGAAATAATAGCTGTTGGTGGATTTGGAATAAATGCAAAAGTTATTTCTAGAATAAAGGAAGCTCAAAAAAGAAAAGGTGTAATAGTATTAACAGATCCAGATTTTGCAGGAGAAAAGATAAGAAGAATAATCTCAAAAAGAGTTAAAGGAATTAAGCATGCTTATATCACTAAAGAAGATGGGCTTAAAAATGGTGATATAGGAGTTGAAAATGCGTGTCCAGAAGTAATATTAAAAGCACTTGAAACTGCAAAAATAACACTGACAGAAAAAACAGAATTTTTTAATATGCAGGATATGTTTTATTTTAAACTTACAGGAGATGTAACGTCGAAAGAAAGAAGACAAAGTTTAGGTAAGATTTTAGGGATTGGTTATGGAAATGCGGCGCAGATGGTATCTAGATTGAATAATTATGGAATAACCAAAGAAGAATTCACAAATGCTATAAATGAAATAGAAAAACAAATGGAGGCAGGTAACAAATAG
- a CDS encoding Mrp/NBP35 family ATP-binding protein, whose product MASCDNCPSKDQCKTKSNGGCETQIPKIAPRYGNIKNVIGVISGKGGVGKSTVTGIMATMLSKKGYKVGVLDADITGPSMPRFFGINEKRSLIEPLDNELVRFNPVETAGGIKVMSMNLVTPVEEEPLIWRGAVINGVLKQLYGETNWGELDYLLIDMPPGTGDIALTVMQEFPINEIVIVSTPQDMVSMIVKKVVIMAQKMGIKIKGVVENMAYINCPDCDKKIRVFSRKSSEENAEYLGLPLLGELPINIELTEALEEGKAEQYVTENPLYSLIFEGLY is encoded by the coding sequence ATGGCAAGTTGTGATAACTGTCCAAGTAAGGACCAATGTAAAACAAAAAGTAATGGTGGATGTGAAACACAAATACCTAAAATAGCGCCTAGATATGGGAATATTAAAAATGTAATAGGTGTTATAAGTGGAAAAGGTGGTGTTGGTAAATCAACAGTTACTGGAATCATGGCTACAATGTTATCTAAAAAGGGATACAAAGTAGGAGTTCTAGATGCAGATATAACAGGGCCATCAATGCCAAGATTTTTTGGAATAAATGAAAAAAGATCATTAATAGAACCTTTAGATAATGAATTAGTTAGATTCAATCCTGTTGAAACAGCAGGTGGTATAAAGGTAATGTCTATGAATCTTGTTACACCAGTTGAAGAAGAACCTCTTATATGGAGAGGAGCTGTAATAAATGGTGTTTTAAAACAGCTTTATGGAGAAACTAATTGGGGAGAACTTGATTATTTACTTATAGATATGCCACCAGGAACTGGTGATATTGCATTAACAGTAATGCAAGAATTCCCTATTAATGAAATAGTAATAGTATCTACACCACAAGATATGGTTTCAATGATCGTTAAAAAGGTAGTTATAATGGCTCAGAAGATGGGAATAAAAATTAAAGGTGTTGTTGAAAATATGGCCTATATTAACTGTCCAGATTGTGATAAGAAGATAAGAGTATTTAGTAGAAAATCTTCTGAAGAAAATGCAGAGTACTTAGGATTACCATTATTAGGTGAGCTTCCAATAAATATAGAGCTTACAGAAGCACTTGAAGAAGGAAAAGCTGAACAATATGTTACTGAAAATCCTTTATATTCATTAATTTTTGAAGGATTATATTAA